The segment CAAAAGCCCCCGGAGCCGCTGAGGACCGGCTCCGGGGGCTCACGTCCGCACAGCTTTCGAAGAGCTGCCGGGCATGTTCGATCGTGTTGTCCCCACCCTGCTCGGAGCCCTGCCTGTGCGCCCATCGTGGCGTACCTCTGCCAGTCCAACAGCACAAGAGCCCCCGCCCGCGACCTACTCCGGGCGGGGCCCCTTCGCCCCTGTGGAACCGCCAATCCGGATCACACGGGCCGCGTAGTTCCCCGCGCCCCTGCCGGTCCTACTGCCGGGTGGAGACGGTGACCGAGGCGACCTTCATCGGGTGGCCCGGTTCCGTCGCCTCCGTGGGCGAACTGCCGTACGCGGCCGGGAGGTTGCCGCCGATGGCGACGTTCAGGATCAGGAAGACGCCGTGGTGGACGGCCTGGTCCCAGGCGGCCGGGTCGACCTGGTCGGCGGTGACCTCGAAGTACTGCCGGCCGTCGCGCAGCCAGCGGACCCGTTCGGGGCTGGTGGAGCGGTCGACCTCGACGGTGTAGGTGTGGAAGGCGCCCCAGCAGTCCGCGCAGGGCTGCTCGCCCGAGCCCAGGCCGTTCGGCTCCTTGCACGGTCCGCCGGGGGTGGTGCCGCAGTGCAGGGTGCCGAACACGCCGCGCCCGCCGACGGATTCGAGCACGTCCAGCTCGCCGACGCCGGGCCAGCCGGTGTACCCGTCGCGGAGCTTGCCGCCGAGCGCCCAGAACGCGGGCCAGTACCCGGCCGCGGCCTTGCCGTTGACGGCGGGGAGCGCCAACTCGGCCTCCACCCGCAGGACTCCGCCCGCGGGGGCGGCCAGGTCGGCCCGCCTGGACTCGATCCGCCCGGAGGACCAGCGGCCGGCCGGGTCCCGGGTCGGGGTGATCTCCAGCGCGCCCTTGCCGTCCAGGTGGACGTTCTCGGCGGAGTCGGTCATGGTCTCGATCTCGCCGGTGCCCCACTGGGCGGCCGGGCAGCCGGGGTAGCAGGTGCCCAGGTCGTACTGCCAGGTGGCGGGGTCGGGCCCGGCGCCGGCCGGGCCGTCGAAGCCGTCGTGCAGCAGGGTGGTCCACCCGGTGCCGAACACGCCCGCTTCGGTGAGGAGTTGGTCCAGCCGCGGGGTGAGGACCACGGCCGCGGCGTTGGTCAGGTGCGAGTCGTCGCGGTACAGCAGCACGTGCTCCAGGACGGCCGGGCAGCTGCGCCCGCCGGCCGGGCAGAGCACCGAGTTGACCTCGACGGCCTTGACGCCGGGGAACCTCCCGGCGGCGATCTCCTCGGCCAGCGGGTCGGCGTACAGGCCCTCGGCGCGCGGGAAGTCGCAGGCGGAGGTGGTGTCGGGGTGCCCGGAGACGCAGGCCGGGACGTCCAGGCCGGGGTTCGGGGTGTCCTGCAGGTAGACGATCGGGACGCCCAGCTCCCGCAGCGGGGTGAGGGTCTGCTCCCAGCCGTGCAGCAGGGCGGCCCGGTCGGCGGTGTAGCGGTTGAGCGTGGAGACCACGATCAGCTTGGGCTTCGGGCCGTCCTTGAGCCGGGTCAGGGCGTTCGCCCGCCAGGTGTCGCACTCGTGGTAGGTGCGGCCCAACTGCGGGTTGGTGACGGTGAGTTCGGGCAGCGGGCAGCCCTGCTTGACCAGTTCCTCGACCGACAGGCGGTGCTGGGCGGCGATGCCGAGCAGCGCGGAGAACCACTGGCCGGCGTGCGAGTCGCCGAGCAGCACGATCCGGTCCTCGCCGGTGCCGAAGCGGCACGGCGGGCTGGTGGTGTCGGCCGGGTCCACCTCGCAGGCGCCGTCCGGCGGGAAGTCCTGCCGGGCCTGGACGGGGTTGGGCACGGTCGGCGCGTGCGGCGGCGGCGCGGCGGCCAGCAGGCTGCTGCCGGTGCGGGCGCCCGGCGGCAGGCCGGACGGGTCCGGGGGAGTGGCCGGGCCCAGGTTGCGGATGGTGCCGGAGCCGACGACCAGCGCCAGCAGCACCGGGAAGACCACCGCGGTCAGGCCCAGCGACAGCCCGCGGCGCGGGATCTCGCCGAGCACCAGGCTGCGGCGCAGCGGCTGCTCCAGCCAGCGCAGCGCGGCGTACGCGGGCAGCGCGGCGGCGGCGGTGAGCGCGGCCTTGACGCCCCAGTGCAGGGTGCCCCAGTGGGCCTCGGCGAGCACCAGCACCGGCCAGTGCCACAGGTACAGGTTGTAGGAGAGCCGGCCGATCGCGCGCGGCGCGCCGAGCGACAGCGCCCGCCCGACCAGGTGGGTGCCGCCGGAGCCGGCCAGCACGATCGCGGCGGTGGCGGCGGTCGGCAGCAGCGCGGCGTAGCCGGGGTAGGGGGTGCGGGCGTCGAACAGCAGCACCGCGGCGAGCACCCCGGCCAGGCCGCCGAGGCCCAGCAACTCCCTTACCGGCTTCGGCAGTCGGTCGATCGGCAGCAGGGCGATGACGGCGCCGGCGGCGAACTGCCAGGCCCGGGTCGGGGTGGAGAGGTAGGCGCCGGCGCTCCAGTGCAGGGAGAGCCAGAAGGAGCCGGCGCCGAGCAGCAGGGTCAGGCCGAGCAGGGTGCGCCGCCGCCAGGCCCAGCGGGCGGCGAGGGCCAGCAGCGGGGCCCAGAGCAGGTAGAACTGCTCCTCGACGGCGAGCGACCAGAAGTGCAGCAGGGCGCTCGGGTCGCGGCCGGCCGCCAGGTAGTCGGTCTGTTCGGCGACGAAGCGCCAGTTGGCGACGGACAGCGCGGAGGCGAGGACGTCGCGCTCCAGGTCGGCGCGGCGCAGCGGCGCGGTGAGCAGGGCGCCGAGCACGGCGGTGGCGGCCAGCACGACGGCGGCGGAGGGCAGCAGTCGGCGGGCCCGGCGGGAGTAGAACTCGGCGAGCCGGACGCGTCCGCTGCGCGCGGTCTCGGTGCGCAGCAGTCCGGTGATCAGGTAGCCGGAGATGACGAAGAAGACGTCGACGCCGACGAAGCCGCCGGCCAGGCCGGGTACGGCGGCGTGGAAGGCCAGCACGGCGAGGACGGCGACGGCCCGCAGGCCCTCGATGTCGGGTCGGAACTTCGGCCGCTCGGCCGGTGGTCGGTTCAGCACGACGGTGAGCGGGGCGGTACTCGGAGCGGTACTGGTGGACACGGGAGCGTGGACCTTTCAGCCCAGCCAGGGCAGCATCGGGGCCGCCCAGCCGGAGGCGAGCAGGGCGACCAGGGCGAGCGTGCTCGTGACGGCGAGGGCCTCGGGCCAGCGCCGCGGACGCATCGCGGGGTGGGCCCCGGAGTCGGCGGATTCTGCGGAGTCGGCGGATTCGACGGCGCGCGGCCGGAGTTCGGCGTACAGGTCGCGGATCAGCGGCACGCCGAGGTGCAGCTGCACGGCCAGGTACAGGGCCAGGCCCCAGGTGGTGTTCCAGCCGTGCAGCCAGGTGGCGGCGGCGACGCCGGCGGCGGTGGCGAGCAGGGTGCCGGCCGTCCAGAGCAGCGAGACCAGCAGCACCTTGCGGGCCATGCCGCCGGAGCGGCCGGGCTTGGCGACGCCGGTGGGCACCCAGGCGGCGCTGCGGCCGCGGGCGGTGTGCCAGTAGGCGGTGGCGGCGGCGAAGCTCATCAGCACGTTGGCGCGCAGCACTTCGGAGCGCCAGCGGGTGCGGCTGACCCGGGGCAGCAGCACGTGCCACAGCCACAGCAGGGAGAGCATCGGCAGCACGTACCAGGCGCGGACCTCGCCGGGGAAGGCGAACAGCATGACCAGCGGCGGCAGCGGGGCGGTGAGCACGTTCACGGCGGCGGCCAGGTAGCCGATGATGCCCTCGTCGAAGCAGCGGCGCATCCGCCAGGTCATCGCCTTGCGGGTGGCCCGGTCGCCGATCAGGTGCAGGTTGCCCATCGTCCAGCGGTACTGCTGGTTGACGAAGCTGGTGGTGGAGTCCGGCGAGGTGCCCTTGGCGACCAGCACCGGCACGTACCGGGTGGTGTAGCCCTGCTGGTGCAGGGCGAGGCCGGTGTACATGTCCTCGCTGTGGTCGAGCCGGGCGAAGCCGCCCGCGGCGTCGATCGCGGCGCGCCGGTAGACGGCGTTGGAGCCGCAGCAGATGGCGGCGTCGGAGGCGTCCCGGCTGGGCTGCACCCAGCGGAAGAACCACTCCTGGGCGGAGCCGGCGGCGCGCTGCACCCAGCCCATCGAGGCGTCGGTGTCGAAGCACTGCGGGCTCTGCACGATGCCGACCTTCGGGTCGCCGAAGTACGGCAGCAGGTGCTGCAGCAGGTCGGCGCGCGGCGCGAAGTCGGCGTCCAGGATGGCCACGTACTCGCCGCGGCTGAGCGTCAGCGCGTGGTTGAGGTTGCCGGCCTTCTTGAACTCGCCGCGGTTCGGGCGGACCACGTAGTGGTAGCCGAACTCCTTTGCCAGCGCGGCGACTTCGGGCCGGTCGGCGTCGTCGAGCACCCACACGTCGAGCTGTCCCGGGTAGGTGTTGCGGGCGACGGCGCGGTAGGCGTTGGCCAGGATGTCGAGCGGTTCGCCGCAGGTCGGCAGGTACAGGTCGACGGACGGCGGTTCGGCGGGCTGCCAGGTGGCGACCAGCAGTTCGTGGCCGCCCCGGGTGAAGCGGCGGCGGCGCAGGCCGTTCAGGCAGGTCAGCGCGAGTGCGACGGCGTTGACGCCGAGGACGGCGAGGAACGGCCACAGCGCCGGGGTGCGCAGCGAGAAGCTGAGCATGGTGCCCGCGCTGAGCGTGAAGGCGAGCGCGGAGAGCAGCGGGACCCAGCGGCGCTGAGGCCCGAAATACCAATAGAGCTCCTGATCGGAAGGTGGTGACGGAAGGTGATTGGCAGTCATTGGGCCCCCCACGGCCAGACATTGACACCTGTCGCCGGTCAGATTACCCGATTGGTATAGACCAAATGACCACGGGGGATGAACAGTGGCTCAACTCCGGTGAAGGGTGCGTGATCAGGCATGACCGTGTCACGGACGGGCAGCGCGCGGGTGCGCACGGGGCCTTGGGGGCGGGTGACGTGCAGAGTGGCGCCCCGGTTCCGATCATGGAGTGGCGGGCGTTCGCCGAACGGGGTGGCGCGATTCCGCCGGGAGTTGACGGGCCGTCAGATGGCGCTCGGTAGTCGCTGCGGCCGGGTCAGCGCGCGACGGACGCGACGGGCGCGGCGGGTGCGGAGCTCGCGGCGGGCGTCGCGGCGGCCGCCGGGGCGGCGTTCGGGCAGGCGGGCGCGGCGGCCAGCACCGCGTCCAGCAGGCCCGGGAAGCGGGCGGCCAGGTCGTCCCCGCGCAGGGTGTTCATCTTCGAGGTGCCGCGCCGGTGCTGCCGGATCAGTCCGGCCTCCCGCAGCACCCGGAAGTGGTGCGTCATCGTCGACTTGGTGACCGGCAGCTCGAACGCCAGGCAGTTCAGCTCGCTGCCCCCCGCGCCCGCCAGCTCGGCGACGATCCGCAGCCGGATCGGGTCCGCCAGCGCGTGCAGCACGCAGACCAGCTGGAGCTCCGCGGTGGCGGGCTCGGGCAGCAGGCCGGGGCAGTCCCGGTCGTGGTCGATGGTCACGCCGCCATAGTACGACACCTCTCGTAGTTTGACAGATGTCGTAGTACGGTGAGTATCGTACGAAGCGAAGCACGCGAAAGAACCCCGACTCCGGACCACAGGAAGGACAGGCAGCCGTGAGCGCCCTGTTCGAGCCCCTCACCCTCCGCTCGCTGACCATCCCCAACCGGATCTGGCTCAGCCCGATGTGCATGTACTCGGCCGCCTCCGAGGGGCCCGACACCGGCGCCGCCACCGACTTCCACCTCGCCCACCTCGGCTCCCGCGCCGCCGGCGGCGCCGGACTGGTGATGGTCGAGGCCACCGGCGTCCGCCCCGACGGCCGGATCTCCCCGTGGGACCTCGGCCTGTGGAACGACCGCCAGCAGGAGCAGCTCGCCCGGGTCGCCGCGCTGATCACCCGGCACGGCTCCGTCCCGGCGATCCAGCTCGCCCACGCGGGGCGCAAGGCGTCCACCGACAAGCCGCTGGCCGGCGGCGGCCCGCTCCCCGTCGAGCAGGGCGGCTGGCCGGTGGTCGGCCCCTCCCCGCTCCCGTTCAACGAGGGCTACCCCGTTCCGGAGGAGATGACGGAGGCTCAGATCGCCGAACTGGTCGAGGACTTCGCCGACTCCGCCCGCCGCGCCCTGGCGGCCGGGTTCCAGGTCGTCGAGGTGCACGGCGCCCACGGCTACCTCACCCACCAGTTCCTCTCCCCGGTCTCCAACCACCGCACCGACGGCTACGGCGGCGACTTCGCCGGGCGCAGCCGCTTCGCCCGCGAGGTCGCGGCCGCGGTCCGGGCCGTCTGGCCCGCCGAACTCCCGGTGTTCTTCCGGATCTCGGCCACCGACTGGCTCCCCGAGGAGCCCAGCTGGACGGTCGAGGAGTCCGTCCTGCTGGCCAAGGAACTGCAGGCCATCGGCGTCGACCTGGTCGACGTCTCCACCGGCGGCAACGTCCCGCACGCGAAGATCGCCGTCGAGCCCGGCTACCAGGTCCCGTTCGCCGAGACCGTCCGCCGCGAGTCCGGCCTGCCGGTCAACGCGGTCGGCCTGATCACCGACGCCGCCCAGGCCGAGCAGATCGTCGCCGAGGGCCGCGCCGACGCCGTCATGCTCGGCCGCGAACTGCTCCGCGACCCCTACTGGCCGCTGCACGCCGCCCGCGAACTCGACGTCCCGCGCAACTGGCCCGCCCAGTACGGCTACGCGGTCGGCTCGCGCGGCTGAGCCCCGCCGCGGCTGACTCCCGCCACGGCGGAACGGTCAGTGGCGGAACGGTCGGCGGGGTGCACCTCGGGGGTGTGCACCCCGCCGCCCGGCCGTTCCGCCCGGGGCTCAAGCACCCTGCTCAGGCGACCAGTTCGGGCTCCGGGGCCGGGTCGTCGTCGTCGGCCGGGTCGTCGTCCGCCGCGTCCGTCCAGCGGCCCGGCTCGACCATGAACGCGCCGAGCGCCACGCCCAGCAGCGGGATCGCGGGCAGTACGGTCAACACGCCCTGCGGGCCGTGCTGCTGGGCGATCAGCCCGAACAGCGGCGCGATCAGGCCGCCGATGCTGACGGCCAGGCCCAGGGTGACGCCGGCCGCGGTGCCGGGGCGGTTGGGCAGGTAGTCCTGGCCCAGCTTGACCAGGACGGCGAACGGCAGGTTCAGCGCCGCGCCCGCCAGCACCGCGAACAGCAGCGGCGCCCACGCGCCGGGCGTCACCCGCAGCAGGACCAGCATCGGGACGGTCAGCGCGGTGCCCCACTGCGCGGTGCGGACCATGCCGATCCGGTCCGCGAGCCGCCCGCCGCCCAGGGTGCCCCCGACGCCGCCGAGCAGGAAGCAGGTCAGCGCGGCCCCGGCCAGCAGGTGCGAGGCGCCCAACTGCCGCAGCCAGTA is part of the Kitasatospora cineracea genome and harbors:
- a CDS encoding acyltransferase family protein, whose amino-acid sequence is MSTSTAPSTAPLTVVLNRPPAERPKFRPDIEGLRAVAVLAVLAFHAAVPGLAGGFVGVDVFFVISGYLITGLLRTETARSGRVRLAEFYSRRARRLLPSAAVVLAATAVLGALLTAPLRRADLERDVLASALSVANWRFVAEQTDYLAAGRDPSALLHFWSLAVEEQFYLLWAPLLALAARWAWRRRTLLGLTLLLGAGSFWLSLHWSAGAYLSTPTRAWQFAAGAVIALLPIDRLPKPVRELLGLGGLAGVLAAVLLFDARTPYPGYAALLPTAATAAIVLAGSGGTHLVGRALSLGAPRAIGRLSYNLYLWHWPVLVLAEAHWGTLHWGVKAALTAAAALPAYAALRWLEQPLRRSLVLGEIPRRGLSLGLTAVVFPVLLALVVGSGTIRNLGPATPPDPSGLPPGARTGSSLLAAAPPPHAPTVPNPVQARQDFPPDGACEVDPADTTSPPCRFGTGEDRIVLLGDSHAGQWFSALLGIAAQHRLSVEELVKQGCPLPELTVTNPQLGRTYHECDTWRANALTRLKDGPKPKLIVVSTLNRYTADRAALLHGWEQTLTPLRELGVPIVYLQDTPNPGLDVPACVSGHPDTTSACDFPRAEGLYADPLAEEIAAGRFPGVKAVEVNSVLCPAGGRSCPAVLEHVLLYRDDSHLTNAAAVVLTPRLDQLLTEAGVFGTGWTTLLHDGFDGPAGAGPDPATWQYDLGTCYPGCPAAQWGTGEIETMTDSAENVHLDGKGALEITPTRDPAGRWSSGRIESRRADLAAPAGGVLRVEAELALPAVNGKAAAGYWPAFWALGGKLRDGYTGWPGVGELDVLESVGGRGVFGTLHCGTTPGGPCKEPNGLGSGEQPCADCWGAFHTYTVEVDRSTSPERVRWLRDGRQYFEVTADQVDPAAWDQAVHHGVFLILNVAIGGNLPAAYGSSPTEATEPGHPMKVASVTVSTRQ
- a CDS encoding glycosyltransferase family 2 protein, whose protein sequence is MTANHLPSPPSDQELYWYFGPQRRWVPLLSALAFTLSAGTMLSFSLRTPALWPFLAVLGVNAVALALTCLNGLRRRRFTRGGHELLVATWQPAEPPSVDLYLPTCGEPLDILANAYRAVARNTYPGQLDVWVLDDADRPEVAALAKEFGYHYVVRPNRGEFKKAGNLNHALTLSRGEYVAILDADFAPRADLLQHLLPYFGDPKVGIVQSPQCFDTDASMGWVQRAAGSAQEWFFRWVQPSRDASDAAICCGSNAVYRRAAIDAAGGFARLDHSEDMYTGLALHQQGYTTRYVPVLVAKGTSPDSTTSFVNQQYRWTMGNLHLIGDRATRKAMTWRMRRCFDEGIIGYLAAAVNVLTAPLPPLVMLFAFPGEVRAWYVLPMLSLLWLWHVLLPRVSRTRWRSEVLRANVLMSFAAATAYWHTARGRSAAWVPTGVAKPGRSGGMARKVLLVSLLWTAGTLLATAAGVAAATWLHGWNTTWGLALYLAVQLHLGVPLIRDLYAELRPRAVESADSAESADSGAHPAMRPRRWPEALAVTSTLALVALLASGWAAPMLPWLG
- a CDS encoding metalloregulator ArsR/SmtB family transcription factor translates to MDHDRDCPGLLPEPATAELQLVCVLHALADPIRLRIVAELAGAGGSELNCLAFELPVTKSTMTHHFRVLREAGLIRQHRRGTSKMNTLRGDDLAARFPGLLDAVLAAAPACPNAAPAAAATPAASSAPAAPVASVAR
- a CDS encoding NADH:flavin oxidoreductase/NADH oxidase — encoded protein: MSALFEPLTLRSLTIPNRIWLSPMCMYSAASEGPDTGAATDFHLAHLGSRAAGGAGLVMVEATGVRPDGRISPWDLGLWNDRQQEQLARVAALITRHGSVPAIQLAHAGRKASTDKPLAGGGPLPVEQGGWPVVGPSPLPFNEGYPVPEEMTEAQIAELVEDFADSARRALAAGFQVVEVHGAHGYLTHQFLSPVSNHRTDGYGGDFAGRSRFAREVAAAVRAVWPAELPVFFRISATDWLPEEPSWTVEESVLLAKELQAIGVDLVDVSTGGNVPHAKIAVEPGYQVPFAETVRRESGLPVNAVGLITDAAQAEQIVAEGRADAVMLGRELLRDPYWPLHAARELDVPRNWPAQYGYAVGSRG